The Gemmata palustris genome includes a region encoding these proteins:
- a CDS encoding sugar phosphate isomerase/epimerase family protein: MSLSRRQFLAASATVASAGFGAAIDPIKRPGDKPDLKLALAAYSMRQFLDLKKPTMTLFEFIDLAADLPLDAIELTSYYWAETTDAYAEKLKAHATKKKLAISGVPVGNNFCVRDEAKYKLEIQKVKDWTVLAAKVGATTVRIFAGALEKGDTLEAAQKRVVAAVNECCEVAEKHGISLALENHGGITDTPEHLLDLVKPVKSKALGVNIDTGNFKTTDPYADIAKIAPYGVVSQVKTEVYPGGKVQDADLARVVKILKDANFHGFVALEYEGKEDPKVAVPKHVKELRKLIG, from the coding sequence ATGTCGCTTTCCCGCCGCCAGTTTCTTGCCGCGTCCGCCACCGTCGCGTCCGCGGGCTTTGGTGCCGCCATCGATCCGATCAAGCGTCCCGGTGACAAGCCGGACCTGAAACTGGCACTGGCCGCGTACAGCATGAGGCAGTTCCTCGACCTGAAAAAGCCGACGATGACCCTGTTCGAGTTTATCGACCTCGCGGCCGACCTGCCGCTCGACGCGATCGAACTCACGTCCTACTACTGGGCGGAAACGACCGACGCTTATGCCGAGAAACTGAAAGCACACGCGACCAAAAAGAAACTCGCGATCTCGGGTGTACCGGTTGGCAACAATTTCTGCGTGCGGGACGAGGCCAAGTACAAGCTGGAAATTCAGAAGGTGAAGGACTGGACCGTGCTAGCGGCGAAGGTGGGCGCAACGACCGTGCGCATCTTCGCCGGCGCGCTCGAAAAAGGCGACACTCTGGAAGCAGCGCAAAAGCGCGTGGTCGCGGCGGTAAACGAGTGCTGTGAAGTCGCCGAAAAACACGGCATATCACTCGCGCTGGAGAACCACGGCGGCATCACCGACACACCCGAGCACCTCCTCGACCTGGTGAAACCGGTGAAGAGCAAGGCCCTCGGTGTGAACATCGACACGGGCAACTTCAAAACCACCGATCCCTACGCGGACATTGCGAAGATCGCCCCCTACGGCGTGGTGTCGCAGGTGAAGACCGAGGTGTACCCCGGTGGGAAGGTCCAGGACGCGGACCTCGCTCGAGTCGTGAAGATCCTCAAGGACGCGAACTTCCACGGGTTCGTCGCGCTGGAGTACGAGGGGAAGGAAGACCCGAAAGTCGCCGTGCCGAAGCACGTCAAAGAACTGCGAAAGCTGATTGGGTGA
- the folK gene encoding 2-amino-4-hydroxy-6-hydroxymethyldihydropteridine diphosphokinase, with protein MPLWTVYRHWHPRTMALAHIALGSNLGDRWATLSAAVQRLRAEPGLRVVARSEFYETAPVNCPPGSGEFLNAVAIVETDRSPQDLLQLLHRIERQFGRVRAETNSPRTLDLDLILYDSAVIDTPELIVPHPRMHERAFVLVPLAEIAPDVVHPISKKTVRELASAVARDDIRVLAAPRGSASRELSGLRALVTGSTSGIGRAIATAFADHGADVVLHGRGFIPPSLDEHESDVIAFGTATDAVLRSYRDKGVRVTGVGEDLSTPGAVERLANRAWDAFGGLDILVCNAGADTLTGDAAKWSFDEKLDALLAIDLKATMHLSRDIGARMKERGRGCIITIGWDQAETGMEGDSGQLFAAVKGAVTCFTRSLSLSLAPEVRVNCIAPGWIRTAWGETASPVWQDRVREETPLGVWGLPEDVAATARWLASPGAAFVTGQTIRVNGGAVRA; from the coding sequence GTGCCCTTGTGGACCGTGTACCGACACTGGCACCCGCGAACTATGGCACTCGCACACATTGCGCTCGGCTCCAATCTCGGCGACCGCTGGGCCACACTCTCCGCCGCCGTTCAGCGCCTCCGTGCTGAACCGGGCTTGCGCGTGGTCGCGCGGTCCGAGTTTTACGAAACCGCACCCGTAAACTGCCCGCCTGGGTCCGGCGAGTTCCTGAACGCGGTCGCTATTGTCGAGACGGACCGTTCCCCTCAAGATTTGCTCCAGCTCCTGCACCGCATCGAACGACAGTTCGGCCGCGTGCGCGCGGAAACGAATTCTCCTCGTACACTCGATCTCGACCTCATCCTGTACGATAGTGCCGTTATCGACACCCCGGAACTGATCGTCCCGCACCCGCGGATGCACGAGCGCGCGTTCGTGTTGGTGCCGCTCGCGGAGATCGCGCCGGACGTGGTTCACCCGATATCAAAGAAGACGGTCCGGGAACTCGCGTCCGCGGTCGCGCGCGACGACATCCGCGTACTGGCGGCCCCGCGCGGGTCGGCGTCGCGCGAGCTGTCCGGGCTCCGCGCGCTCGTTACCGGGTCCACGTCCGGCATCGGCCGGGCGATTGCAACTGCGTTCGCGGATCACGGCGCCGACGTGGTCCTGCACGGGCGCGGGTTCATTCCGCCGTCACTCGACGAACACGAGAGCGACGTAATCGCATTTGGGACGGCTACGGACGCGGTGCTGCGTTCGTACCGCGACAAGGGTGTCCGGGTTACGGGCGTGGGCGAAGACCTGAGTACCCCGGGCGCAGTGGAGAGACTCGCGAACCGCGCCTGGGACGCCTTTGGCGGCTTGGATATCCTCGTGTGCAACGCGGGCGCGGACACACTCACCGGCGACGCGGCGAAATGGTCCTTCGACGAAAAATTGGACGCCCTGCTCGCCATCGACCTGAAAGCCACGATGCACCTCTCCCGGGACATCGGCGCGCGCATGAAAGAGCGCGGGCGCGGGTGCATCATTACCATCGGGTGGGATCAGGCCGAAACGGGTATGGAAGGCGACAGCGGGCAGTTGTTCGCGGCCGTAAAGGGAGCGGTAACGTGCTTCACGCGCAGCCTCTCACTTTCCCTCGCGCCGGAGGTTCGCGTGAACTGCATCGCGCCGGGGTGGATTCGCACCGCGTGGGGCGAAACGGCTTCTCCGGTGTGGCAGGACCGTGTGCGGGAGGAAACGCCGCTGGGGGTATGGGGGTTGCCCGAAGACGTGGCGGCGACTGCACGGTGGCTGGCGAGCCCGGGCGCCGCGTTCGTCACCGGTCAGACGATCCGCGTCAACGGCGGCGCCGTCCGGGCGTGA
- the larA gene encoding nickel-dependent lactate racemase, whose amino-acid sequence MQLTLDYGKTGLPVTLPDNRLVAPPLAIKPAAPLPDPAAALETALANPIGTRPLAELAWGKKTACVVVCDITRPVPNKLILPPLLRTLEAAGVPRSGITVLVATGLHRPNEGEELVELVGEFVATNYRCENHHGKVKDEHDYLGTTPKGVPAWIDHRYTRAELKITTGLIEPHLMAGYSGGRKLICPGIAALETVRVWHGPKFLEHPRADCGSVEGNPVHEENTRIALMAGCDFIVNVCIDGQRRVTGLWAGDMIAAWEEGVRFCRDVVRAGVPEPVDVVVTSCAGYPLDTTWYQAVKGLTGALPIVRKGGTIVLAASLTEGLGSHEFREQLERYEANGEYDRPSASETCEMDEWQLVMLKKVLSHCRVKVVSGGIPADVLRRCRVEPVESVERAVADSLAEYGPDATLAVIPKGPYVLPVVASV is encoded by the coding sequence ATGCAACTGACACTCGACTACGGCAAAACCGGCCTTCCCGTCACGCTCCCGGACAACCGGCTCGTTGCACCGCCGCTGGCGATCAAGCCCGCGGCCCCGCTCCCGGACCCGGCTGCGGCCCTCGAAACGGCGCTCGCGAACCCGATCGGCACGCGCCCGCTGGCGGAACTGGCCTGGGGGAAGAAGACCGCGTGCGTCGTGGTGTGCGACATCACCCGACCGGTACCGAACAAGCTCATTCTCCCGCCGCTCCTGCGCACGCTCGAGGCGGCGGGCGTTCCGCGAAGCGGCATCACGGTTCTCGTGGCGACCGGTCTGCACCGGCCGAACGAGGGCGAGGAATTGGTCGAACTCGTGGGGGAATTCGTCGCCACCAACTATCGGTGCGAGAACCACCACGGCAAGGTGAAGGACGAGCACGACTACTTGGGCACCACGCCAAAGGGCGTGCCCGCCTGGATCGACCACCGCTACACGCGCGCGGAACTCAAGATCACCACGGGCTTGATCGAGCCGCACCTCATGGCGGGCTACAGCGGCGGGCGGAAACTCATCTGCCCGGGTATCGCGGCGCTCGAAACGGTGAGGGTGTGGCACGGCCCGAAGTTCCTCGAACACCCGCGCGCCGATTGCGGCAGTGTCGAGGGGAACCCGGTCCACGAGGAGAACACCCGAATCGCGCTCATGGCCGGGTGCGACTTCATCGTGAACGTGTGCATCGACGGTCAGCGCCGCGTCACGGGCTTGTGGGCCGGCGACATGATCGCGGCCTGGGAAGAGGGGGTGCGCTTCTGTCGCGACGTGGTGCGCGCGGGCGTGCCCGAGCCGGTCGACGTGGTGGTGACGAGCTGCGCCGGCTACCCGCTCGATACGACGTGGTACCAAGCGGTGAAGGGGCTGACCGGTGCGCTACCCATCGTGCGCAAGGGCGGCACGATTGTTCTCGCCGCGAGCCTCACGGAAGGACTGGGGAGCCACGAGTTCCGTGAACAGTTGGAGCGCTACGAAGCCAACGGTGAATACGATCGGCCGTCGGCGTCCGAAACGTGCGAGATGGACGAATGGCAGTTGGTGATGCTGAAGAAGGTGCTCTCGCACTGCCGCGTGAAAGTGGTCAGTGGCGGAATCCCGGCCGATGTGCTGCGCCGCTGCCGCGTGGAACCGGTGGAATCCGTGGAGCGAGCCGTCGCCGATTCACTGGCGGAGTACGGCCCCGACGCGACGCTCGCCGTCATCCCAAAGGGGCCGTATGTGCTGCCCGTCGTCGCGTCGGTGTGA
- a CDS encoding small basic protein, with protein sequence MSIDKSLKRKAGMSRQRCVLTRAERIAKMLENGQFGSDRSPYGLPKTRVQKVALKKKVKKEAAEGDAAPAAGAKAGGKK encoded by the coding sequence ATGTCCATCGACAAGAGCTTGAAGCGCAAAGCCGGCATGTCCCGTCAGCGGTGCGTCCTGACCCGCGCCGAGCGCATCGCGAAGATGTTGGAGAACGGCCAATTCGGTTCCGACCGCAGCCCATACGGACTGCCGAAGACCCGCGTTCAGAAGGTCGCACTGAAAAAGAAGGTCAAGAAGGAAGCGGCCGAAGGCGACGCCGCCCCCGCAGCCGGTGCGAAAGCGGGCGGGAAGAAGTAG